The proteins below come from a single Xyrauchen texanus isolate HMW12.3.18 chromosome 1, RBS_HiC_50CHRs, whole genome shotgun sequence genomic window:
- the LOC127650850 gene encoding recombining binding protein suppressor of hairless-like: MAPVVTGKFGERPQPQRLTREAMRNYLKERGDQTVLILHAKVAQKSYGNEKRFFCPPPCVYLMGCGWKKKKEQMEKDGCSEQESQPCAFIGIGNSDQEMQQLNLEGKNYCTAKTLYISDSDKRKHFMLSVNMFYGNNADIGVFLSKRIKVISKPSKKKQSLKNADLCIASGTKVALFNRLRSQTVSTRYLHVEGGNFHASSQQWGAFFIHLLDDEESEGEEFTVRDGYIHYGQTVKLVCSVTGMALPRLIIRKVDKQTALLDADDPVSQLHKCAFFLKDTERMYLCLSQERIIQFQATPCPKEPNKEMINDGASWTIISTDKAEYTFYEGMGPVHTPVTPVPVVESLQLNGGGDVAMLELTGQNFTPNLRVWFGDVEAETMYRCGESILCVVPDISAFREGWRWVRQPVQVPVTLVRNDGIIYSTTLTFTYTPEPGPRPHCSAAGAILRSGNAGLLSTTGNSMGDNGETAPYGTNSTSNAVAAASSNAAAAMVL, encoded by the exons AGAAGCCATGCGGAATTACCTGAAAGAACGAGGAGACCAAACTGTGCTCATCCTACACGCTAAAGTTGCACAGAAATCATACGGCAATGAAAAAAG GTTTTTCTGTCCTCCTCCATGTGTTTATCTGATGGGTTGTGGATGGAAGAAGAAGAAAGAGCAGATGGAGAAGGACGGCTGCTCGGAGCAGGAGTCCCAGCCCTGTGCCTTCATCGGCATCGGCAACAGCGACCAGGAGATGCAGCAGCTGAACTTGGAGGGGAAG AACTATTGCACAGCTAAAACATTGTACATCTCAGACTCGGACAAACGCAAGCACTTCATGCTGTCGGTGAATATGTTCTACGGGAACAATGCAGACATCGGAGTCTTCCTCAGCAAGAGGATCAAGGTCATCtccaaaccctccaaaaaaaaacAGTCCCTCAAGAATGCCGACC TTTGTATAGCGTCAGGAACAAAAGTGGCATTATTTAACCGGCTTCGCTCTCAGACAGTCAGTACACGTTACCTGCACGTAGAGGGAGGAAATTTCCACGCGAGTTCACAGCAGTGGGGAGCCTTCTTTATCCATCTCT TGGATGATGAGGAGTCGGAGGGGGAGGAGTTTACTGTGCGAGACGGCTACATTCACTATGGCCAAACTGTCAAACTTGTGTGCTCTGTGACAGGGATGGCTTTGCCTAGACTG ATCATCCGTAAGGTGGATAAGCAGACTGCCTTGCTGGATGCAGATGATCCAGTCTCTCAGCTGCATAAGTGTGCCTTTTTCCTGAAGGATACGGAGAGGATGTACCTGTGCCTTTCTCAAGAGAGGATCATCCAATTTCAA GCCACTCCATGCCCAAAGGAACCAAATAAAGAGATGATTAATGACGGTGCCTCCTGGACAATCATCAGCACTGATAAAGCAGAATACACCTTCTATGAGGGCATGGGCCCAGTACACACACCCGTAACACCTGTGCCTGTTGTCGAAAGCTTACAG TTAAATGGTGGAGGAGATGTAGCAATGCTGGAGCTAACTGGACAGAACTTTACTCCAAATCTGCGGGTGTGGTTCGGCGATGTCGAGGCTGAGACCATGTACAG GTGCGGAGAAAGCAtactctgtgtagttcctgacaTTTCAGCATTCCGCGAGGGCTGGCGATGGGTGCGACAGCCAGTGCAGGTCCCGGTAACGCTGGTCAGAAACGACGGTATCATCTATTCCACAACGCTCACGTTCACGTACACGCCCGAACCCGGTCCACGCCCACACTGTAGTGCAGCTGGGGCTATCCTACGATCGGGCAATGCCGGTTTGCTTTCAACGACTGGTAACAGCATGGGAGATAACGGAGAAACAGCACCTTATGGCACCAACAGCACGTCCAATGCCGTTGCAGCAGCGTCGTCTAATGCAGCTGCAGCTATGGTGTTATAA